Proteins encoded in a region of the Armatimonadota bacterium genome:
- a CDS encoding diaminopimelate epimerase produces the protein MKFTKMHGIGNDFVMVNAFAQPLDESAVPELARKVCDRKFGVGSDGLILAAPGQSEKFAMRMWNPDGSESEMCGNGVRCFANFVRDEGLTDASTIPVETGAGRLVLEIMADGQVRVDMGKARLTRGEIGMDGPAEERFIDGPFDVDQTTWKGTAVSMGNPHVVMFVEDASAVDLPALGPKFEHHPLFPKRVNAHFVQVLSDSHIVQRTWERGAGVTLACGTGACACAVASFLNGKTGRKVRVSLPGGDLTVEYTEDGTVFMTGPAETVFCGDW, from the coding sequence ATGGTCAACGCCTTCGCCCAGCCGCTGGACGAGTCGGCCGTCCCCGAACTGGCCCGCAAAGTCTGCGACCGGAAGTTCGGGGTCGGTTCCGACGGCCTGATCCTGGCCGCCCCGGGGCAGAGCGAAAAGTTCGCCATGCGCATGTGGAACCCGGACGGCTCCGAATCGGAGATGTGCGGGAACGGCGTGCGGTGCTTCGCGAACTTCGTCCGTGACGAGGGTCTGACGGACGCTTCGACGATCCCCGTCGAAACCGGCGCCGGTCGCCTCGTCCTCGAAATCATGGCCGACGGGCAGGTCCGGGTCGACATGGGCAAAGCCCGCCTGACCCGGGGGGAGATCGGCATGGACGGGCCGGCGGAGGAGCGCTTCATCGACGGCCCGTTCGACGTCGACCAGACGACGTGGAAGGGTACGGCCGTCTCCATGGGCAACCCTCACGTCGTGATGTTCGTCGAAGACGCGTCGGCCGTCGATTTGCCCGCCCTCGGGCCCAAGTTCGAACACCACCCTCTGTTTCCGAAGCGGGTCAACGCCCACTTCGTGCAGGTCTTGTCCGACTCCCACATCGTTCAGCGGACGTGGGAACGCGGCGCAGGGGTGACGCTGGCTTGCGGGACGGGGGCGTGCGCTTGCGCCGTCGCTAGCTTTTTGAACGGGAAGACCGGACGGAAGGTCAGGGTCTCGTTGCCTGGTGGCGACCTCACCGTCGAGTACACGGAAGACGGCACCGTCTTCATGACCGGGCCGGCCGAAACCGTCTTTTGCGGCGATTGGTGA